The Arachis ipaensis cultivar K30076 chromosome B07, Araip1.1, whole genome shotgun sequence genomic interval GGGCGTGCCTCATGTATACGCGTGGGTAGTCATTCGCGCATTTCACGCAATGCTTGCGCAATGCTCGCGCAACTCTCAGGAAAATGTGCCCAGAGTTGCAAAaacgcaagcgacgcgcacgcgtcctacACGCTTAAGCGTGCATCCCCCTTTTTTTTCATCAAAGAGAAAGGTCTTTTTAACACATTCCTGGCAGGTATTCAAGCTAGATAGTCAAGAAAacactcacaaattcatgcactaCTCAAAATAAAGCATTTTCTCTAACCTTGTCAATTTATCCATACCAAGATTAACGAAATCTACATGAATATCATAACAATTCAACAAAACCAACAAAAGCTAGCATACATAAGCAACTCAACAAcaccaagaaatcacaaaattcacaagaatctaaAGCTAGAAGCAAGAAAGTATACACAAgaaagatcttaccatggtggggtgtctcccaccaagcacttttctttaatgtccttaagttggatggtcatgtgcttaagcttcctctctttTTGGTGCATCCTCAAGCAGGAGCACCTCCACTTCCCTTGGTGATTTGTAGCCATGGTACCTCTTCaatctatgtccattcaccttgaaagttgtcTCACTTTGAGGGTCAATTaattccaccactccatagggctttaccTCCTTCACCTTAAAGGGTCCTTCCCATTTTGAACGGAGCTTTCCCAGCATGAAtctgagccttgagttgtagaggagaacttCGTCACCTTCTTGGAAATCCATTTTTCGGATATGGTGatcatgaaatgccttagtcttttccttgtaaatttgcGCATTCTCATATGCCTCCATCCTAAGACACTCAAGCACCTCTAGTTGCAATTTTCTGGCTATACCTGCCTTGGTGATGTCCATGTTACATTGCTTCACCGTCCAATAGGCCTTGTGCTCAATTTCCactggaaggtggcatgccttgccATAGACGATCCAGAAGGGAATCATCCCTAACGGggtcttgtaggccgtcctatacgcccatagtgcatctcccaaCTGAGAGCTCCAGTCTTTCCTCTGTGGATTCACCACCTTCTCCAAAATTCGCTTAATCTCTCGGTTGGACACCTCCGCTTGCCCATTCATTTAGGGGTGATAGGCAGTTGAAACCTTATGTAATATACCATAGCACTTGAGCAGTGCTTCTACCTTCCTATTACAAAAGTGGTAACCTTGGTCGCTCATGATTGCTTGTGGCGACCCATAGCGGCATacaatattatttctaattaaatAAATCACGGCATTAGcgtcatcaaggcgggtaggtatcgcttccacccactttgatacgtagtcaaccgccaacagaatatatagatacccacttgagttgggaaatGGCCCCATAAAGTCTATGCCCCATACATTAAAGATTttacagaacaacataggttgttgaggcatttcatcctttTGGGATGCATTTCCCGACTTCTGATATTGGTGACACGACACACAAAattggttagcatccttgaataaggttggccaccagaatccacaatctaaaACCTTTTTAGCCGTTCGTTATGGGCCAAAGTGGCCGCCACACTCGGATGAATGGCAAGCTTCGAGAATGGGTTGGATTTCGGATttcgggacacatcttcgaattacttggtttactcccctcttccacaagtgagggtcatcccaaatgtaatatttggaatcactcctcaacttgtccctttgatgtttagaaaagttgggagggaagatcttagcaaccaagtagttcgccaaaggtgcaaaccaaggaaagctatccgaaacagcatgcaaactatccaaaggGAATGAGTCATCAATCGAAAATGGGTCATATTTAAGATTTTCAAcgtggcttaaatgatccgcaaccaaatTTTGAGACCCACTTCAATCcctaatctcaatatcaaattcttgcaagagcaagatccaacgtatgagcctaggtttcgactcattctttgtcaacaaatactttaaagctgcatgatccgtataTACCACTATTTTGGACCCTAGCAAaaaagatctgaatttatctaaggcatgaacaatagctaggagttctttttccgtagtggtatagttggattgtgccgcaTCCAATGTTTTTCAGGAATATGCAATgatataagggagtttaccatcacgTTGTGCAAGCGTGGCACCTACGGCATGATTTGACGCGtcacacattatctcgaatggctgcATCTTGTTAGGGCCCCTcacaattggtgccgtggtaagagCTCTCCTCAACTCTTCAAACGCATCCGCACGAGCactatcaaactcaaagtccacgtCCTTTTGGAGTAGGCACGACAAT includes:
- the LOC107607407 gene encoding uncharacterized protein LOC107607407 — encoded protein: MNGQAEVSNREIKRILEKVVNPQRKDWSSQLGDALWAYRTAYKTPLGMIPFWIVYGKACHLPVEIEHKAYWTVKQCNMDITKAGIARKLQLEVLECLRMEAYENAQIYKEKTKAFHDHHIRKMDFQEGDEVLLYNSRLRFMLGKLRSKWEGPFKVKEVKPYGVVELIDPQSETTFKVNGHRLKRYHGYKSPREVEVLLLEDAPKREEA